One genomic window of Leopardus geoffroyi isolate Oge1 chromosome C3, O.geoffroyi_Oge1_pat1.0, whole genome shotgun sequence includes the following:
- the TMEM74 gene encoding transmembrane protein 74: MELHSLAKKSSQAVLCDAGDWHSGGPPDGQADAAAIKAALCCQRHCTSTPKAAEIEGSKLSPSPASPSSSLQDRVIQTDSLPPGPLNSGNNQITAGRKVCNCCSQELETSFTCVDENVNLEQRNRCSPSAKGSNHLGDLGWGNPNEWSHEAAISLISEDEDDVSSEATSSGRSVDYGFISAILFLVTGILLVIISYIVPREVTVDPNTVAAREMERLEKESARLGAHLDRCVIAGLCLLTLGGVVLSCLLMMSMWKGELYRRNRFASSKESAKLYGSFNFRMKTGTNENTLELSLVEEDALDVQS; this comes from the coding sequence ATGGAGCTCCACTCCCTTGCTAAGAAGAGCAGCCAGGCTGTCCTGTGCGATGCTGGGGACTGGCATTCAGGAGGCCCTCCTGATGGCCAGGCAGATGCAGCAGCCATCAAAGCTGCTCTCTGCTGCCAGAGACACTGTACGTCAACACCAAAAGCAGCTGAGATTGAAGGATCTAAACTTAGTCCTTCTCCAgcatccccctcctcctctttgcaAGACAGAGTTATTCAGACAGACTCCTTGCCACCAGGACCTCTCAACTCAGGGAACAACCAAATAACAGCAGGGCGGAAAGTCTGCAACTGCTGCAGCCAGGAATTAGAAACTTCTTTTACCTGTGTGGATGAGAATGTCAACTTAGAGCAAAGGAACCGATGCTCCCCTTCAGCAAAAGGGAGCAATCACCTGGGAGACCTTGGCTGGGGAAATCCAAACGAGTGGTCCCATGAGGCTGCCATATCCTTGATATCCGAAGATGAGGATGATGTAAGTTCGGAAGCCACATCTTCAGGGAGGTCAGTTGACTATGGTTTCATCAGTGCCATCTTGTTCTTGGTCACTGGCATCTTGCTGGTGATCATCTCTTACATTGTTCCACGGGAAGTGACTGTGGATCCCAACACCGTGGCGGCCCGGGAGATGGAACGCTTGGAGAAGGAGAGCGCAAGGTTGGGGGCTCACCTGGATCGCTGTGTGATTGCGGGACTCTGCCTGCTCACTCTTGGGGGGGTCGTTCTGTCCTGTTTGCTGATGATGTCTATGTGGAAGGGGGAGCTATATCGTCGCAACAGGTTTGCCTCTTCCAAAGAGTCTGCAAAACTCTATGGTTCTTTCAACTTCAGGATGAAAACCGGCACGAATGAAAACACCCTGGAACTGTCCTTGGTAGAAGAAGACGCTCTTGATGTACAGAGTTAA